GAACAAGAAGAAATTTCTCTGCCAAATTCAAATCAGAATTAGTGATTGAACTGCTCAAAGGAGAAAAAGACTTAAATACAATCGCAACCGAAAACAATATTCAGCCGAATCTTCTCCGCAACTGGAAGAAGGAGTTCCTCGATAAAGCATCCGTGGTTTTTAATGACACACGAGAGGATAATCTGAAAGAAAAACTCGCTTTAGAACGCAAGGAAAAAGCTGAATATGCGAAAAAAGTTGGCCAGCTCACCATGCAGGTGGATTGGTTGAAAAAAAAATCTGAAGAAACACTTGGACCTGACTACGAGAGTAAATTTAGTCCAAAACCTTTTGAAGACTAAAGAACTTCCAGTTAAAACAGGAGCTACACTTCTTGATATCAATCGTACCAGTGTTTATTACAAGGGCATGCCCATATCTCAGGAGGAGTTGGATTGCAAATCGATCATAGATCGATTACACACGGCTAATCCGGCCTGGGGAGCACGACAACTGTCTGCTCAACTGAAGAAGCGTGGGCATCAGGTTGGTCGCCGGAAAACGCGCCGTTATATGAATGAAATGGGGATTGATCCAATTTATCCAAAAATGAACCTTTCTAAACGTATGCGACAGGCTAAAGTCTGCCCGTATCTGCTACGTAACGCCGTTATCGACCGTCCAAATCAGGCATGGTCAATCGACATTACATACATCCCCATTAAGCGTGGATTTCTGTATCTGACCGCTGTGATTGACTGGTACAGCCGCTGTATCGTTGGCTGGGAAGTCGATGATACTCTGGATACCAGAATGGTCATAACTGCGTTAAAAAAGGCGTTTATAGTGGCAAAACCTGTTATCCTGAATTCAGATCAGGGCTGTCAGTTTACAAGCAATGAGTACATGAATTTCCTCAAAGAGAACCAGATCCGTCAAAGCATGGATGGTAAAAGCCGGTGGGCTGACAATATCATGATTGAACGATGGTTCCGAAGCTTCAAGTACGAGGAAGCATATCTGACCCAATATAACAATATCAGAGAAGCACGGAAGGCAATCGGTAAATATGTGCACACTTACAACTTTGAACGTTGTCATTCTGCACTCAATAATCAAACACCGGCATCCTGCTATTATCCGATTCTGTTACTGGATGATCATGCAGCCTAAGGGGGGATTTTCTCCCCTACCCAGTTACATATATCAGTTCATTATAAAAAGCTTAGATTTTTGTCTTGACAACTGAACCACTATATAACAATCTGCCGGGGATTAGGGTTGTTCCTGCTGGGCACATATCTGGCGATACTTTATTAATGCTGTCCCCAAAGGTAAGCAGTACGATTACAGCCAGCCGGCAGTGCAGGGAGTCCAGTACTGCAACTGGTTATTCGTCATTGAGGATTCTATTAACAAAAAGCATCCCAGTGATTATGAAAAGCGGAAACAGCTGCGTCTCGAGAAGAAAAAACCTGTTCTGGAGGCTTTCTGGTCGTGGATCGATCAGCAGAAGCCTGTCCGTAATACCTGGATGGATAAATCGGTGAATTACGTTCTCAACCGGCGCGATACAGCAGAGATCTATCTGGAGGATGGGTCTGCAGCTTTACCAATAATCTCATCGAGAATGTGATCCGTCCATTTGCAGTAGGACGGAAGAACTAGCTGTTCAGTAGTTCCGTGGACGGAGCGAATGCCAGTGCGGTAGTCTACACAAGGGTTGATATGGCAAAAGCACACGGCCTGAATATTTACGGATATCTCAAATTTCTGCTGGAGCATCGGAAAAGTAAAGATATGACTGATGAACAGCTGGCAGAACTTGCACCTTGGAGTAAAAAACTCTAGTCTATCAAAAATGGCATGTGAATTATAGTGAATTACTCCAACTCACGAAGGGCTGGGGTAATTTTAAATTTTACTGCAACATTATTTCGCAGTTACGATATGGAGTTATAATAATTATGTCTAAATTAAAGAAAAATTATAGAAAAATAATATTTAGTGCATTGTTAATCATAGGAATATCTTATGCTTTTTCTCTTTCTCCTATTTTGATATGCAGGGGGGGAATTGAAATTGGAAATCCTACAGAAAGTATTAACAACTCTATTGATCAGTCTTATACACCTGATTTATTAAAAAGGAAATATCATAAACCATGTTCGTTTGATTATTTTTATTTTCTAAATTTTAAATTTTGGCAAGACTTAAATATCAAACAACTTGATATTATAAAAAGTAATAAGCAAGAAGCAGTACCAGAAAAATTAAATCCTTTTTTATACCGAATTAATCAAAATCTCCCTGATCATAGCTTTAATTTTTTCGAAGTAACTCGTGAAAATGACAAATGGCACTACAGCTACTATGTTCAAGGAGGCTAATCTTATATCATTTATTTGGAAAGTTGAATATTCCTGTTGCAAAAACCATGATTCGTAAGCGCAAAATAATTCGACGGATTGTGCTGACCTAAAATTCAGTCCATAATAATTAATAGAGAATGCAAGCACTTTACTTCATCTTCTGTTGCTAGAAATGATAGGTGCGAGCATTTTACTCGATTCGATTTATGGAGGACTGCTCATGAGAAGCAAAAGAATACCTGCAGAAGAACAATATCGTCTCATCATGGAATGCCGTCAAAGTGGATTGACAGATCATCAATGGTGTGTGGAACATGACATCAAACCAGGAACTTTTTACAACTGGGTAAAACGATTATGTCAAAAAAGTTGTATGGATTTACCGGCATCAACCGGACGCAGCCATAGCGCTCCGGAAAGTCAGGAAGTTGTCAGAGTGGATTTTCATGATACTGGTATGCTCTCGTATGAACAGCCATTGGATATGCTTCCAACATCTGGGGAAAGAAACAGCATTTCTGTAACAGAGCCAATGAAATTGTTTGTTGGAAGTTTTCTTCTAACTATCCCAAATGGAACAGATCCACAGCGTTTGGATCAGACCCTTCGTATTATGAAGGAGCTGAAATGTTAGGCGATATCACAGCTGCCGATGAGATTTATATCGTAACAGGCTTATAAACATGAAATTTTTATCCTCATCTTTTGTAAAAAACATTGATTTTACAGTATCTTTTTTGAAAAAGATGAGGATAAAAAAATTAGTTTATGGAACAATGAAACCATCAAAAATAGGAGGTGGTTTCATGAACCAATACAACATCATAGTGCAACAATTATTAGCGTATCTGACCAAACGTAAACAATGCAGTTCAAGCCGGCTGTCCCACAAACAATGTTATGTCATTTAGTTAAGACATTAAGCAGATGTATTCCTATCAG
This window of the Mediterraneibacter gnavus ATCC 29149 genome carries:
- a CDS encoding IS3 family transposase; translated protein: MKTKELPVKTGATLLDINRTSVYYKGMPISQEELDCKSIIDRLHTANPAWGARQLSAQLKKRGHQVGRRKTRRYMNEMGIDPIYPKMNLSKRMRQAKVCPYLLRNAVIDRPNQAWSIDITYIPIKRGFLYLTAVIDWYSRCIVGWEVDDTLDTRMVITALKKAFIVAKPVILNSDQGCQFTSNEYMNFLKENQIRQSMDGKSRWADNIMIERWFRSFKYEEAYLTQYNNIREARKAIGKYVHTYNFERCHSALNNQTPASCYYPILLLDDHAA
- the tnpA gene encoding IS66 family insertion sequence element accessory protein TnpA translates to MRSKRIPAEEQYRLIMECRQSGLTDHQWCVEHDIKPGTFYNWVKRLCQKSCMDLPASTGRSHSAPESQEVVRVDFHDTGMLSYEQPLDMLPTSGERNSISVTEPMKLFVGSFLLTIPNGTDPQRLDQTLRIMKELKC
- a CDS encoding transposase, coding for MSRTRRNFSAKFKSELVIELLKGEKDLNTIATENNIQPNLLRNWKKEFLDKASVVFNDTREDNLKEKLALERKEKAEYAKKVGQLTMQVDWLKKKSEETLGPDYESKFSPKPFED